One genomic segment of Paenibacillus xylanexedens includes these proteins:
- the yfmH gene encoding EF-P 5-aminopentanol modification-associated protein YfmH: MESIRYEHLQETLYYEVMDNGLHVYILPKPGFQKTYATFATKYGSVDNHFQVEGQEEVKVPDGIAHFLEHKMFEEPTGDIFATFASHGASANAFTSFDQTVYLFSATEYVNENIQTLVDFVQNPYFTDQNVEKEKGIIGQEIDMYADNPDWRVYFGLIEAMYQKHPVHIDIAGTVESIRTITKEMLYECYNTFYHPSNMLLFVVGGVDPQEVIDMVRSNQEQKDYKPQGSIQRFFEPEPEQVGEARREAKLAVSLPKCLFGFKETDLGLTGEKLLRRDMTTQLMMDLLFGSSTRLFQKLYDEDLISDSFGHEYNSSPQYAFSAIGGDTKDPDQLLARIREEVDAIVEKGFESTDFERARKKKIGGYLRMLNSPENIAHEFTRQQFRGGDFFNMLPLYESITLEDVNLRLREHIRWDQLAVSLVVSP, encoded by the coding sequence GTGGAGAGCATTCGGTATGAGCATTTGCAGGAGACACTATATTACGAAGTAATGGATAACGGACTGCATGTCTATATTTTGCCTAAACCGGGGTTCCAGAAAACGTATGCTACGTTTGCAACCAAGTATGGATCGGTGGATAATCATTTTCAGGTTGAAGGGCAGGAAGAAGTGAAGGTCCCGGATGGGATTGCCCATTTCCTGGAGCACAAAATGTTTGAAGAACCAACAGGTGATATTTTTGCAACATTTGCGTCTCATGGTGCTTCAGCTAACGCATTTACGAGCTTTGATCAGACGGTTTATTTGTTTTCAGCGACCGAATATGTGAATGAAAATATACAAACATTAGTCGACTTTGTGCAAAATCCTTACTTCACGGATCAAAATGTGGAAAAGGAAAAAGGCATTATCGGACAGGAAATTGACATGTATGCTGATAATCCGGACTGGCGTGTTTATTTTGGATTGATTGAAGCCATGTATCAGAAACATCCGGTGCATATCGATATAGCAGGAACGGTGGAATCCATCCGTACGATTACCAAAGAGATGTTATATGAGTGTTATAACACCTTCTATCACCCGAGTAATATGCTCTTGTTTGTGGTGGGTGGTGTAGATCCACAAGAAGTCATTGATATGGTTCGATCGAACCAGGAGCAGAAGGATTATAAGCCACAGGGGAGCATTCAACGTTTCTTCGAACCGGAGCCTGAGCAAGTAGGAGAAGCCAGACGGGAAGCGAAACTGGCTGTTTCACTGCCCAAATGTCTGTTTGGATTCAAGGAGACGGACCTTGGACTTACCGGAGAAAAATTGTTACGGCGAGATATGACAACGCAGCTGATGATGGACCTTTTGTTTGGTTCAAGCACACGATTATTTCAGAAGCTCTACGATGAAGATCTGATCTCGGACAGCTTTGGACATGAGTATAACAGTTCGCCGCAATATGCGTTTTCAGCCATTGGTGGTGATACAAAAGACCCGGATCAACTGCTCGCGCGTATACGTGAAGAAGTGGATGCCATTGTAGAAAAAGGGTTCGAATCCACGGATTTTGAACGTGCACGCAAAAAGAAAATAGGCGGATATTTGCGTATGCTCAATTCTCCGGAGAACATTGCGCATGAATTTACACGTCAGCAATTCCGTGGCGGTGATTTTTTCAATATGCTCCCGCTCTATGAATCGATTACACTGGAAGATGTAAATCTCAGACTGAGAGAGCATATTCGCTGGGATCAACTGGCTGTATCGCTAGTCGTGAGTCCTTGA
- the yfmF gene encoding EF-P 5-aminopentanol modification-associated protein YfmF, whose translation MNTSGFERGSKREFRIHVLPTKRFKTFAISLYAGVPLREDTVTKVALTPFVLRRGTESYPETTQFREQLEHLYGAGFGFDVYKRGDYQIVQFRMDTINDSFVGGDEQLLDRSFAFLGEVLTRPAQENGHFRTSYVQAERETVRKKLESIVNDKMRYAAERSIEEMCKNEPYRLHPLGERKDLPGIEPDTLTASYQEWLQQASMDLYVVGDTTLEEVENLVQRHFNVDRTSSSDYQTQAAVRGDKEVETVVERLNVSQGKLNMGLRTSITYGDPQYAAALMYNGILGGYPHSKLFVNVREKESLAYYASSRYDGHKGIATIQSGIEIPNYEKAVTIIKQQLEEMKSGTISDLEMSQTKAMIRNLLKEMQDSAFEMIAYDFNRQLSGKERTAEELLAQVEHISKEDVREAAEQFRLDTIYFLRDEKEE comes from the coding sequence TTGAATACATCAGGATTCGAACGAGGTAGCAAGAGAGAGTTTCGTATACATGTGCTTCCGACTAAACGTTTCAAAACGTTTGCTATATCGCTATATGCAGGAGTTCCCTTACGGGAAGATACAGTAACCAAAGTAGCGCTGACACCTTTTGTTCTGCGACGCGGCACGGAGTCCTATCCGGAAACAACGCAATTTCGTGAGCAACTGGAGCATCTGTATGGAGCAGGTTTTGGTTTTGACGTCTATAAACGCGGGGATTACCAGATTGTACAGTTCCGAATGGATACCATTAATGATTCCTTTGTTGGAGGGGATGAGCAGTTGCTGGATCGTTCATTTGCCTTCCTAGGAGAGGTTCTTACACGACCTGCACAGGAGAATGGACATTTCAGGACGTCTTATGTACAAGCAGAGCGAGAGACTGTTCGGAAAAAGCTGGAGTCCATCGTGAATGATAAAATGCGCTATGCGGCTGAACGCAGTATCGAGGAAATGTGCAAGAACGAGCCATACCGTCTTCATCCATTGGGTGAGCGAAAGGATCTGCCTGGGATTGAGCCCGACACACTGACTGCGTCTTATCAGGAGTGGCTGCAGCAGGCGAGTATGGATCTGTACGTGGTAGGGGATACGACACTGGAGGAGGTCGAGAACCTTGTTCAGCGTCATTTCAATGTAGATCGAACGTCCTCCTCTGATTACCAGACACAGGCAGCGGTTCGAGGAGATAAGGAAGTGGAGACCGTTGTTGAGCGACTGAATGTGAGTCAGGGAAAACTCAATATGGGACTCCGTACATCTATCACTTATGGAGATCCTCAGTATGCCGCAGCACTAATGTACAATGGGATTCTCGGTGGTTATCCTCATTCCAAACTGTTTGTAAATGTTCGTGAAAAAGAAAGCCTGGCGTATTACGCGTCTTCGCGTTATGACGGACATAAGGGCATTGCAACGATTCAATCCGGGATTGAAATCCCTAATTATGAGAAGGCTGTCACCATTATCAAGCAGCAGCTGGAAGAAATGAAAAGCGGTACAATCAGTGATCTGGAAATGTCTCAGACCAAAGCAATGATCCGTAACCTGCTTAAGGAAATGCAGGATTCTGCTTTTGAGATGATCGCTTATGACTTCAATCGACAGTTGTCTGGCAAAGAAAGAACGGCTGAAGAACTGTTGGCTCAGGTAGAACATATTAGCAAGGAAGATGTACGTGAGGCGGCAGAACAATTCCGTCTGGATACGATTTATTTCTTGCGGGACGAGAAGGAGGAATAA
- the sleB gene encoding spore cortex-lytic enzyme, translating into MRKMNLWLFTAILLISALGIRYLLPGNAATESSAERTPQLEEKALPTFSSNTVKYGSYGQDVYELQGRLKYLGFYNGKIDSNFGSSTLKSVKWFQSEFGMKADGVVGAETKLKLYNASTRWSPTEPPLHKESSGGGGGGNNTADKEQDNMGSANALGLSENELKIMANAVYGEARGEPFEGQVAVAAVILNRVNSPSFPSTPSGVIFQPGAFTAVADGQIYLEPNAQAKKAVEQALNGWDPSGGCLYYFNPKTATSKWIWTRPQVKTIGQHIFCM; encoded by the coding sequence ATGCGAAAAATGAACCTATGGCTTTTCACTGCTATTTTGCTGATATCCGCATTGGGAATTCGTTATTTGCTTCCTGGGAATGCAGCAACTGAAAGTTCAGCCGAGCGTACACCGCAGTTAGAAGAAAAGGCCTTGCCTACGTTTAGCAGCAATACAGTGAAATATGGAAGTTACGGTCAGGATGTATATGAGCTTCAGGGACGTCTGAAGTACCTGGGATTTTACAATGGTAAAATCGACAGTAATTTTGGCAGCAGCACACTGAAATCCGTCAAATGGTTTCAATCCGAGTTTGGCATGAAGGCAGATGGTGTGGTTGGAGCTGAGACCAAGCTCAAGCTGTACAATGCTTCAACCAGATGGTCGCCAACAGAGCCGCCGCTACACAAGGAATCCTCAGGTGGGGGTGGAGGCGGCAACAATACGGCAGATAAAGAGCAAGACAATATGGGATCTGCCAATGCCCTTGGTCTCTCAGAGAATGAACTCAAGATTATGGCTAACGCTGTATATGGTGAAGCCCGGGGTGAACCGTTTGAAGGTCAAGTCGCAGTAGCAGCAGTAATTTTGAATCGCGTAAATTCACCAAGTTTTCCAAGTACGCCTTCTGGTGTGATTTTTCAACCAGGTGCATTTACGGCTGTAGCGGACGGACAGATCTATCTGGAACCAAACGCACAAGCCAAAAAGGCAGTTGAGCAGGCCCTGAATGGTTGGGATCCGTCCGGTGGATGTCTCTATTATTTTAACCCGAAGACAGCAACATCCAAATGGATCTGGACCCGCCCACAAGTGAAAACAATCGGACAGCATATCTTTTGTATGTGA